ATCGATGCGTTCCGATTGGGAAGCTGCCGAGCGCATGGCAGGGGCCATTGGGGAGCTGCTGAACGAATTGTTTGCCGCCCGCCGTGCGTTGCGCGAAAGCGAAGCGGAATTGGCAGCCGCCATTCCCGTCAAGCGCCACCCCAATGAACAAAGCCATTTGGCTTCGCGACTAGAAGCTACCTTAAAGGCTGGCGCCCAAGCCATCGGTTGCCAATCGGCGGGCCTGTATTTGCTGGACGAAGCAACCAGCCAGCTCAAGCTCCGGGCCGCGTGGGGATTGCCGCTGGAAAAGCTCAGCGAACCGCCCCGCCCCCTGGCGAACCAAATGGCCGATTTGGAGGCGCTCATCGGACATGCCATTGCACTGGAAACACGGGCCGATATGGTCGGGTCGTGGAAGCCGCCCGAGAAGGCCGCGGCTGCATTGTGCGTGCCCGTTTCCAGTCCCACGACGCAGCTCGGCACGCTGTGGTTGTTTTCCAACGCCGAGCGTCCCTTTACCGACGAGCAAACGAACATTGCCGAAGTAGTGGCGGGCAAAATTGCCTCCGATTTGGAACGCGAGGCGCTGGTGCAGGAAAAAACAACCGGTAATCAACTCGAAAAGCAAGTGCAGGCCGCGCGGCGCAATCAGGAGCATCAATTGCCCATCGAGTCTCCGCCGCTGCCAGGCTGGGCAGTCAGCGGCTGGACCGAACAAGCCGACGCATTAGGGGGCGCCTTTTACGATTGGCGCATGCTCGACGATTCGTCGCTATTGGTCATGCTCGGCGATGCCTGCGATGGCGGATTGGAAGCGGCCATTGCTTCGACCGCGCTGCGCGCGGCATTGCGAGCGGCCAGCGAATCCCCCTTGGAGGTCGACGAATTGCTGCGCCGTGCCAATCGCGTTCTTTGGGAAAGCTCCGCGGGAAATTGGCGGGCAGGGCTATGGCTGGGGCAGCTCAATTTGCTCAATGGCCGCTGTCAATTCACCGCTGCCGGCAGGCCGAGTGCGATGTGGCTTAAGCCCGACGGTTGGGCTTCGCTCGTCAAACCAAGCGAACCGCTGGGCCTCACGCCGGTAATTCAAACGGAGCGAAAAAGCCCGCTGATATTGTCGCCCGGCGAATCGTTAGTAGTG
The genomic region above belongs to Pirellulales bacterium and contains:
- a CDS encoding SpoIIE family protein phosphatase; translation: MNRSTSPQLHLRSSEADEVRTDLADLACIGELCQAFADATGWPLRYVSESEPEENLDLLWSAPVNPGVGEPPGHLRIDLCGSSTVYESMRSDWEAAERMAGAIGELLNELFAARRALRESEAELAAAIPVKRHPNEQSHLASRLEATLKAGAQAIGCQSAGLYLLDEATSQLKLRAAWGLPLEKLSEPPRPLANQMADLEALIGHAIALETRADMVGSWKPPEKAAAALCVPVSSPTTQLGTLWLFSNAERPFTDEQTNIAEVVAGKIASDLEREALVQEKTTGNQLEKQVQAARRNQEHQLPIESPPLPGWAVSGWTEQADALGGAFYDWRMLDDSSLLVMLGDACDGGLEAAIASTALRAALRAASESPLEVDELLRRANRVLWESSAGNWRAGLWLGQLNLLNGRCQFTAAGRPSAMWLKPDGWASLVKPSEPLGLTPVIQTERKSPLILSPGESLVVCNHGIMDTCNERGRPIDEAALSAMLRQELAASPQRIIERVRDWLPNSARVSPFTLTTGGVPFDPSRNERPQSVQDRSILVVQRLLS